The genomic DNA CCACATCTCTTAAAATATTAGTTATTTGTAGTGCTTTACCTAAAGCAATGCCAGTAACTTCAGCTTGTTCAATATTGTCTTCGCTTTGGGATGATAATATAGGGGTTAGTAATTCACCAACAGTTCCTGCGACACCATAGCAATAGTCATATAAATCAGTGTCTGTTTGTACTGTTTTTAAATTAAGATCTTCTTTTACATATTGAATCAACTTACGTAATGGTTGGTGTGGAATTGCGTATGTATTCAAAGTGTTATTAAATGCATTCATAATGGCTGCATCACTTTGATAATTTTGAGCATGATTACCATAAATAGCATCTAAATCACTGGCTATTTTTTCTAATTGTCCAAGATCATTATATTTATCTATACTATCATCGATAATTCGACAAACTGCGTAGATAGCCCATACAGCTTTTTTCTTTTTAAGCTCCAAAAAGTCAAAGACATATGAGAATGTTTTTGAATGTATCTTCATAATATTGTGACAGTGTTTATAATCTTTCTCTAATTGATTCATTAATTGATCCCCCTCGAAATCACCCTGACATTGCCTTTATATTAATGTGAATCGTAATCTATAAATCTATATTCCGACCTTTCCACTGCACGCGTTTAAACACATTGATATCTAACCACGATTTAAAAAATATTCCAATAAAACAGACAAATAGCAATGGGTGACCAATACTTGCAATGAAATTAAAATCGCCCGTTCTTCGAATAAATTTGTGGAATTGCAGCACATAAATAAAATAAATAGTAACTGCTAAAATTAAATATAAGATACCTAGTTTGAGTGAAAGTAGAATACTCAAGGTAGATATACTAGATCCTAATAACCATAAAACAATTAAACTAAGTGTGGCTCTTTTGGTCTCTTTAGAACCAAGTGCAAAGTGTTTACTCCAACCTTCTAGTAGCGCTCTAAAACCCTGAGGATACATCCTAAAATTTACCACGCCTTGCCCTTCAAATAAATCAACAGGTAAATCATGATTATGATATACATTGCTTAAGGCAAAACCTTCAATCACTTTATCTTTAGCATTTAAATGGCCATGTGTCAGTTCATAATCTCGCTTGTTCGTTAAAATTAATGGACCGAATGCACTTTGCCTCTCATTTAATGACCTATTTATTGAAAATTTGTTCATTCCTACAACCGTCATTAAATTAAATATAGCAGAACAATTTTCATATAAATGTTTTATATTATGGAAAGGCTGTATAGAAAGTAAACCTTTATTTCCTTGCAAACTATATTGATACAATATACGCCATATACTATCATCACTTGTAAATTGCACATCAGCGTCAATAAACATCAATAAATCGTTTGTTGCATACTGACTTCCTTCCCAGCATGCATGTGATTTCCCTTTCCATGTCATATCGTTATTAACAGTATGTACTTTTGCGTTGTAATGTTTTGCAATTGCCGGTGTGTTGTCTGTTGAATCATCATCCATGACTATTACTTCTATTTGTGAGTCTTTAGCAATACTGTTAAGTAATTTAGGTAAATTTTTCGCTTCATTTCTAGCAGGAATAATAATACTGACGTCTTTCTTATTTCCACTCTTTTTTCGACTAATCGTAGCTCGACGCATGTACATATACTTTCCACTTATCATGGAAAATAAAGTAAATGCTATAGCTATTATGTATGGTATCATCTGATATCAACTACTTTCTTCTGCGATAATAGCTTCTGCTACTTGCATTCCACTTAAAGTGACCATTGGCATGCCCGCCCCAGGATTTACAGAGCCACCTACAAAATATAAATTTTTGTAATATTGACTTTTTTTAGGGAATTTAAATCCTTTATTCTTTTTTTTACTCGACACTACGCCATAAATAGCCCCTTTATTAGAATTATATGTGTTTTCTATGTCATGTGGTGTCCATACATCCTCATATACGATGTGCTGTCTCAAATCCTTTAATCCCATATTTTCTAATTTATCCAATATACATTCTCGGAATTGAAGGTACGCCTCTTCGCTGAATGGCTGTCCTTGAATATAAGGTATATGTGGCAGGATTTTTATATTTTCATGCCCTTCAGGGGCTTGTGAGTCATCTGTTTTATTTGTATTGACCACATAAATTGTAGGATCTTGAGGTAAGACATATTGATGAAAGACTTCTTTGTAATTTTTTTTAGAATTATTAGAGAAGAAAAAATTATGATGACTAAGTTCTGGATAGATTTTATCAACACCTAAATGCATTACGTAACCTGAACTAGCTGGTTCAAACTTGCGCTCTAATTTATTTA from Staphylococcus durrellii includes the following:
- a CDS encoding glycosyltransferase family 2 protein; protein product: MYMRRATISRKKSGNKKDVSIIIPARNEAKNLPKLLNSIAKDSQIEVIVMDDDSTDNTPAIAKHYNAKVHTVNNDMTWKGKSHACWEGSQYATNDLLMFIDADVQFTSDDSIWRILYQYSLQGNKGLLSIQPFHNIKHLYENCSAIFNLMTVVGMNKFSINRSLNERQSAFGPLILTNKRDYELTHGHLNAKDKVIEGFALSNVYHNHDLPVDLFEGQGVVNFRMYPQGFRALLEGWSKHFALGSKETKRATLSLIVLWLLGSSISTLSILLSLKLGILYLILAVTIYFIYVLQFHKFIRRTGDFNFIASIGHPLLFVCFIGIFFKSWLDINVFKRVQWKGRNIDL
- a CDS encoding phytoene/squalene synthase family protein → MNQLEKDYKHCHNIMKIHSKTFSYVFDFLELKKKKAVWAIYAVCRIIDDSIDKYNDLGQLEKIASDLDAIYGNHAQNYQSDAAIMNAFNNTLNTYAIPHQPLRKLIQYVKEDLNLKTVQTDTDLYDYCYGVAGTVGELLTPILSSQSEDNIEQAEVTGIALGKALQITNILRDVGEDFENGRVYLSQEKLAEYKIDLQAVYNDGVTQNYIDLWEYYANDAIQLYNTALNGVEYFDEEVRYIIELAAYTYLEILEEVRNSGYTLYKKVYVSKLRKLKIYREIIIKYNRSETL